In a genomic window of Streptomyces katrae:
- a CDS encoding DUF2254 domain-containing protein yields the protein MPMTVVRRRRGVLPRLRKRMRNSFLFVPFAGLLIGWVLATVVVRADSFIHDLDARWTGVDLSGLWFLRTAADFGSAAKTAVAAVSSAMLTFIGVVFSITLVALQMAAGQFSPRVLRIYVESRVTKLTLGTFLCTFLYTLRVQKEYGSSTDDSDAVVPYLGSSLAMGFLLLSLVLFVVYVHSTIRLMRVTYVMDRVCQESLRLIRDSAGPARALAGDAGERGADPGGTAVGHVWRPGVLQAVDVPRLVALAGRDGLVLHLVPRIGDYLVPHTPLFRVAGGPAPSDAELQAALELGVERTTEQDLAFGIRQLADIASRALSPAVNDPTTAVQALDRIQVLLTAFALQPLGRAYHQDADGAVRLVETLPSWPELLDLALTEVRDYGIGSAQVTRRIAACLDDLERLAPPDRREPVRRHRDLLEEAVHTTAASPQRSAFALQPDRQGIG from the coding sequence ATGCCGATGACCGTGGTGCGGCGCCGCCGAGGGGTGCTCCCGAGGCTGCGCAAACGCATGCGCAACTCCTTCCTCTTCGTGCCGTTCGCGGGCCTGCTGATCGGCTGGGTGCTGGCCACGGTGGTGGTCCGGGCGGACTCCTTCATCCACGACCTGGACGCCCGCTGGACCGGCGTGGACCTCTCCGGGCTGTGGTTCCTGCGCACGGCCGCGGACTTCGGGTCGGCGGCCAAGACGGCGGTGGCCGCGGTCAGCTCGGCGATGCTGACGTTCATCGGCGTGGTCTTCTCGATCACCCTGGTCGCGCTCCAGATGGCGGCGGGCCAGTTCTCGCCGCGGGTGCTGCGCATCTACGTGGAGAGCCGGGTCACGAAACTGACCCTGGGGACCTTCCTGTGCACCTTCCTGTACACCCTGCGCGTGCAGAAGGAGTACGGCTCCTCCACCGACGACAGCGATGCCGTCGTGCCCTACCTGGGCTCTTCGCTCGCCATGGGGTTCCTGCTGCTGAGCCTGGTCCTGTTCGTCGTCTACGTGCACTCCACCATCCGGCTGATGAGGGTGACGTACGTGATGGACCGGGTGTGCCAGGAGAGCCTGCGGCTGATCCGGGACAGCGCCGGGCCCGCGCGCGCCTTGGCCGGGGACGCCGGGGAGCGGGGCGCGGATCCGGGCGGCACGGCGGTCGGGCACGTGTGGCGGCCCGGTGTGCTCCAGGCCGTGGACGTGCCGCGGCTGGTGGCCCTCGCCGGGCGGGACGGGCTCGTGCTGCACCTCGTCCCCCGGATCGGGGACTACCTGGTGCCGCACACCCCCCTGTTCCGGGTCGCGGGCGGGCCGGCGCCGTCCGACGCGGAGCTCCAGGCGGCACTGGAGCTGGGTGTGGAGCGGACCACCGAGCAGGACCTGGCCTTCGGGATCCGCCAGCTCGCCGACATCGCCTCGCGCGCCCTGTCCCCCGCGGTCAACGACCCGACGACGGCGGTACAGGCCCTCGACCGGATCCAGGTGCTGCTGACCGCCTTCGCCCTCCAGCCCCTGGGGCGGGCGTACCACCAGGACGCGGACGGCGCGGTGCGGCTGGTGGAGACCCTGCCGAGCTGGCCGGAGCTGCTGGACCTGGCCCTCACCGAGGTGCGGGACTACGGGATCGGCTCGGCCCAGGTCACCCGGCGGATCGCGGCCTGCCTGGACGACTTGGAACGGCTCGCCCCGCCCGACCGGCGCGAGCCGGTACGGCGCCACCGGGACCTCCTGGAGGAGGCCGTCCACACCACGGCGGCGAGCCCGCAGCGGTCGGCGTTCGCCCTCCAGCCGGACCGGCAGGGCATCGGCTGA
- a CDS encoding glycoside hydrolase family 71 protein: MAALLLAVFLLVGAGAATGTAWDPFPSGAPAPAAAPATGAPASAGPSAAKPAGGDQGAAKGGATPPPATRGQEDTGGPRPAGALPFDLPGPGALRSGEAGRKLVFAHYFTPYPLSLDNASADSDYYTRNYLDPGGENGKHQRYGGLLRDRPLPMPPKAGDWEYANLRQEVRTARDAGIDGFTLDLLSLSGKNWERARRLMEAAHAADPAFKIMLMPDMTALDTDDPAVLAGAVATLAASPAAHRLADGRLVLSPFKAEQKDPAWWGRVIDTLRTRHGIRTALVPLFLDFDAHAEAFAPISYGFSEWGSRSYAGQEGATADVRRARQLGGIWMQPVSVQDARPNQGIYDEAGNTATLRSTWTHAIEDGADWVQLTTWNDYSEGSQFAPSLHNGYAYLDLTSYYLTRFKTGAWPRIVRDTLYLTARTQFADTGPTGAQSQLMSLRKGSAAARDTVEVLSFLTAPGTVRTAVGRTAREYAAPAGLHAELLPLGPGISSARLVRDGRATAEVELPYPADRTVPVQDLQYYAATSGRSG; this comes from the coding sequence TTGGCGGCTCTGCTGCTCGCGGTGTTCCTGCTGGTCGGTGCCGGCGCCGCCACCGGCACCGCCTGGGACCCCTTCCCCTCCGGTGCCCCCGCCCCGGCGGCCGCCCCCGCGACCGGGGCGCCGGCGTCCGCCGGTCCCTCCGCCGCGAAGCCCGCGGGCGGGGACCAGGGCGCGGCCAAGGGCGGGGCGACGCCGCCCCCGGCCACCCGCGGCCAAGAGGACACCGGCGGCCCGCGCCCCGCCGGCGCCCTCCCCTTCGACCTGCCCGGCCCGGGCGCCCTGCGCTCCGGCGAGGCCGGCCGCAAGCTCGTGTTCGCCCACTACTTCACCCCGTACCCGCTCTCCCTGGACAACGCGAGCGCCGACTCCGACTACTACACCCGCAACTACCTCGACCCCGGCGGTGAGAACGGCAAGCACCAGCGCTACGGGGGCCTGCTGCGCGACCGCCCCCTGCCCATGCCGCCGAAGGCCGGGGACTGGGAGTACGCCAACCTCCGGCAGGAGGTGCGCACCGCCCGGGACGCGGGCATCGACGGCTTCACCCTCGACCTGCTCTCCCTCTCCGGCAAGAACTGGGAGCGCGCCCGGCGGCTGATGGAGGCGGCCCACGCGGCGGACCCCGCCTTCAAGATCATGCTGATGCCCGACATGACCGCCCTGGACACCGACGACCCCGCGGTGCTCGCCGGAGCCGTCGCCACCCTCGCCGCGTCACCCGCCGCCCACCGCCTCGCCGACGGCCGCCTGGTCCTCTCCCCGTTCAAGGCCGAGCAGAAGGACCCCGCCTGGTGGGGCAGGGTCATCGACACCCTCCGGACCCGGCACGGGATCCGGACCGCCCTCGTCCCGCTCTTCCTCGACTTCGACGCCCACGCCGAGGCCTTCGCGCCGATCAGCTACGGCTTCTCCGAGTGGGGCAGCCGCAGCTACGCCGGCCAGGAGGGCGCCACCGCCGACGTCCGGCGGGCCCGCCAGCTGGGCGGGATCTGGATGCAGCCCGTGTCCGTCCAGGACGCCCGCCCCAACCAGGGGATCTACGACGAGGCCGGCAACACCGCCACCCTGCGGTCCACATGGACCCACGCCATCGAGGACGGCGCCGACTGGGTCCAGCTCACCACCTGGAACGACTACTCCGAGGGCAGCCAGTTCGCGCCGTCCCTGCACAACGGCTACGCCTACCTGGACCTCACCTCGTACTACCTGACCCGCTTCAAGACCGGCGCCTGGCCGCGCATCGTCCGCGACACCCTCTACCTCACCGCCCGCACCCAGTTCGCGGACACCGGTCCGACGGGCGCCCAGTCCCAGCTGATGTCCCTGCGCAAGGGCAGCGCCGCCGCCCGGGACACCGTGGAAGTGCTCAGCTTCCTCACGGCCCCCGGGACCGTCCGTACCGCCGTCGGCCGCACCGCGCGCGAGTACGCGGCCCCGGCCGGCCTCCACGCCGAACTGCTCCCGCTCGGGCCCGGCATCAGCTCCGCCCGGCTGGTCCGCGACGGCCGGGCCACGGCGGAGGTGGAACTGCCCTACCCGGCGGACCGCACGGTGCCGGTGCAGGACCTCCAGTACTACGCGGCGACCAGCGGACGGTCCGGGTAG
- a CDS encoding aminotransferase class V-fold PLP-dependent enzyme, producing MTAPTAPSAFPGGPALFRLDPAVAHLNHGSYGAVPLPVQAVQEALRTEAHADPDAFFNGVSERLTAARGRIAARLGADPDGLCFISNATEGANLALDAIPLAEGDEILVTDHGYGTVVDAAARRAKVTTVTLDPRLPDEDAVREAVLAGVTPRTRVAVLDHVSSPTARLIAGPRLLADLAARGITTVVDGAHAPGMLAEPVAAGADFWFGNLHKWGYAPSGSGLLAVAPAHRARVRSLSPSWEDHRGFPLSVEYRATFDYTGWLAAPEGLDLLERLGAERVRAHNSALAGYGAELLARVPGLTPLPHTAGLALRSLLLPPGVAETREAATALREELAAKLRIRVLVWPRPGGGGLRVCGQVYNRPEEYERLAAALPAYLR from the coding sequence GTGACCGCTCCGACCGCCCCGTCCGCCTTCCCCGGCGGCCCCGCCCTCTTCCGGCTGGACCCCGCCGTCGCGCACCTCAACCACGGCTCGTACGGGGCGGTCCCGCTGCCCGTCCAGGCCGTCCAGGAAGCCCTGCGCACCGAGGCCCACGCAGACCCCGACGCGTTCTTCAACGGGGTCTCCGAACGGCTCACCGCAGCCCGGGGCCGGATCGCGGCGCGCCTGGGGGCGGACCCGGACGGCCTCTGCTTCATCTCCAACGCCACCGAGGGCGCCAACCTCGCCCTCGACGCGATCCCCCTCGCCGAAGGCGACGAGATCCTGGTCACCGACCACGGCTACGGCACCGTCGTGGACGCCGCCGCCCGCCGGGCGAAGGTCACCACGGTCACCCTGGACCCCCGCCTCCCCGACGAGGACGCCGTACGGGAGGCCGTACTGGCCGGGGTCACCCCCCGCACCCGGGTGGCCGTGCTCGACCACGTCAGCTCGCCCACCGCCCGCCTCATCGCCGGCCCCCGGCTCCTCGCCGACCTCGCCGCGCGCGGGATCACCACCGTCGTCGACGGCGCCCACGCCCCCGGCATGCTCGCCGAGCCGGTCGCCGCGGGCGCCGACTTCTGGTTCGGGAACCTGCACAAATGGGGGTACGCCCCCTCCGGCAGCGGCCTCCTCGCCGTGGCCCCCGCCCACCGCGCCCGGGTCCGCTCCCTCAGCCCCTCCTGGGAGGACCACCGGGGCTTCCCGCTCTCCGTCGAGTACCGGGCCACCTTCGACTACACCGGCTGGCTGGCCGCCCCCGAGGGCCTTGACCTCCTGGAACGCCTCGGCGCCGAACGGGTCCGGGCCCACAACAGCGCCCTGGCAGGCTACGGCGCCGAACTCCTCGCCCGGGTCCCGGGCCTCACCCCGCTGCCGCACACCGCGGGCCTGGCCCTGCGCTCCCTGCTGCTGCCGCCCGGCGTCGCCGAGACCCGCGAGGCGGCCACGGCACTGCGCGAGGAACTGGCCGCGAAGCTCCGGATCCGCGTCCTGGTCTGGCCCCGGCCGGGCGGCGGCGGGCTGCGGGTGTGCGGGCAGGTCTACAACCGGCCCGAGGAGTACGAACGCCTCGCCGCGGCCCTGCCCGCCTACCTGCGCTGA
- the cobF gene encoding precorrin-6A synthase (deacetylating) → MKKFSVIGIGAGDPDHLTLQAVRAIGAADAFLILEKGEEKADLTGLRRTMLEAHARPGHRLVEGRDPDRDRTPAQYAPTVDGWRSARAEIFERFIAEDLADGETGAFLVWGDPSLYDSTLAILDEVLERGRVAFEHEVVPGISSVSALLARHRTNLNRVGRPVQITTGRRLAEGWPQDVDDVVVMLDARHAFTAHLDQDLFIYWGAYVGTPDEILVSGKLSEVAGRIEELRTEARARKGWIMDTYLLRRP, encoded by the coding sequence GTGAAGAAGTTCTCAGTGATCGGTATAGGCGCGGGCGACCCGGACCACCTGACCCTCCAGGCGGTCAGGGCGATCGGCGCGGCGGACGCATTCCTCATCCTGGAGAAGGGGGAGGAGAAGGCGGACCTGACGGGACTGCGGCGCACCATGCTGGAGGCGCACGCCCGGCCCGGTCACCGTCTGGTGGAGGGCCGCGACCCGGACCGCGACCGGACCCCGGCCCAGTACGCGCCGACGGTGGACGGCTGGCGCAGCGCCCGGGCGGAGATCTTCGAGCGGTTCATCGCCGAGGACCTGGCGGACGGCGAGACGGGCGCGTTCCTGGTGTGGGGCGACCCCTCGCTGTACGACTCCACGCTCGCGATCCTCGACGAGGTGCTGGAGCGTGGCCGGGTGGCCTTCGAGCACGAGGTGGTGCCGGGCATCAGCAGCGTGTCGGCGCTGCTGGCGCGCCACCGCACCAACCTGAACCGGGTCGGGCGCCCGGTCCAGATCACCACGGGCCGGCGACTGGCGGAGGGCTGGCCGCAGGACGTGGACGACGTGGTGGTGATGCTGGACGCCCGGCACGCGTTCACCGCCCACCTGGACCAGGACCTGTTCATCTACTGGGGTGCGTACGTGGGCACCCCGGACGAGATCCTGGTCTCGGGCAAGCTGTCGGAGGTGGCCGGCCGCATCGAGGAGCTGCGGACCGAGGCCCGGGCCCGCAAGGGCTGGATCATGGACACCTACCTGCTGCGCCGCCCCTGA